One genomic region from Proteus vulgaris encodes:
- the rffG gene encoding dTDP-glucose 4,6-dehydratase yields MKRILVTGGAGFIGSAVVRHIIDNTNDSVVVVDKLTYAGNLESLATVADSQRYAFEQVDICDRVELDRLFAQYQPDVVMHLAAESHVDRSIDGPAAFIETNIVGTYTLLEAARHFWQVLPEEKKTAFRFHHISTDEVYGDLEGTDDFFTETTPYAPSSPYSASKASSDHLVRAWLRTYGLPTVITNCSNNYGPYHFPEKLIPLIILNAISGKPLPVYGKGEQIRDWLYVEDHARALYLVATTATPGKTYNIGGHNERRNIDVVKTICALLEELYPAKPEGVAQYVDLITYVKDRPGHDLRYAIDAAKIEAELGWKPEETFESGIRKTVLWYLNNETWWKRVLDGSYAGERLGLGN; encoded by the coding sequence TTGAAACGCATTCTAGTTACAGGTGGAGCCGGTTTTATCGGCTCTGCTGTTGTTCGACATATTATTGATAACACCAATGACAGCGTTGTTGTGGTGGATAAACTGACTTATGCCGGTAATTTAGAGTCATTAGCAACCGTAGCTGACAGTCAACGCTATGCCTTTGAGCAAGTTGATATCTGTGATAGAGTCGAGCTCGATCGCTTATTTGCTCAATATCAACCCGATGTTGTTATGCACTTAGCGGCAGAAAGCCATGTTGACCGTTCTATCGATGGCCCCGCTGCATTTATTGAAACCAATATTGTGGGTACTTACACCTTATTGGAAGCAGCTCGCCACTTTTGGCAAGTTCTACCTGAAGAGAAGAAAACGGCATTTCGTTTCCACCATATCTCAACAGATGAAGTGTATGGCGATTTAGAAGGTACAGATGATTTCTTTACTGAAACTACGCCTTATGCACCAAGTAGCCCATATTCTGCGTCTAAAGCTTCAAGCGACCATTTAGTTCGTGCTTGGTTGCGTACTTACGGTTTACCGACTGTGATCACAAACTGCTCGAATAACTACGGCCCTTACCATTTCCCTGAAAAATTAATCCCATTAATTATCTTAAATGCGATTTCAGGAAAACCATTACCTGTTTATGGTAAAGGTGAACAGATCCGTGATTGGCTCTATGTTGAAGATCATGCTCGTGCTCTCTATTTAGTCGCAACAACAGCAACGCCGGGTAAAACTTATAATATTGGTGGACACAATGAGCGTCGCAATATTGATGTTGTTAAAACGATTTGTGCGCTGTTAGAAGAGTTATATCCAGCAAAACCAGAAGGTGTTGCTCAGTATGTCGATCTCATCACGTATGTGAAAGACAGACCAGGTCATGACCTGCGCTATGCAATTGATGCAGCAAAAATTGAAGCTGAATTAGGCTGGAAACCAGAAGAGACATTTGAATCTGGCATTCGTAAAACTGTTTTGTGGTATTTAAATAACGAAACTTGGTGGAAACGAGTGTTAGATGGCTCTTATGCAGGTGAACGTCTAGGGCTTGGGAACTGA
- the rho gene encoding transcription termination factor Rho: MNLTELKNTPVSELIALGENMGLENLARMRKQDIIFSILKQHAKSGEDIFGDGVLEILQDGFGFLRSADSSYLAGPDDIYVSPSQIRRFNLRTGDTIAGKIRPPKEGERYFALLKVNEVNFDKPENARSKILFENLTPLHANNRLRMERGNGSTEDLTARVLDLAAPIGRGQRGLIVAPPKAGKTMLLQNIAANIAHNYPDCVLMVLLIDERPEEVTEMQRLVKGEVIASTFDEPASRHVQVAEMVIEKAKRLVEHKKDVIILLDSITRLARAYNTVVPSSGKVLTGGVDANALHRPKRFFGAARNVEEGGSLTIIATALVDTGSKMDEVIYEEFKGTGNMELHLSRKIAEKRVFPAIDYNRSGTRKEELLTSQDELQKMWILRKIIHPMGEIDAMEFLINKLAMTKTNEEFFDFMKRS, translated from the coding sequence ATGAATCTTACCGAATTAAAAAATACGCCGGTATCAGAACTGATAGCACTTGGCGAAAATATGGGGCTAGAGAATCTGGCTCGAATGAGAAAGCAAGACATTATTTTCTCTATCTTGAAGCAACACGCGAAAAGTGGAGAAGATATTTTCGGTGACGGTGTGCTGGAAATATTGCAGGATGGCTTCGGCTTCCTACGTTCCGCAGACAGTTCCTACCTTGCTGGTCCCGATGATATCTACGTTTCTCCAAGTCAAATTCGCCGTTTTAACCTTCGCACTGGTGACACCATCGCAGGGAAAATTCGTCCTCCTAAAGAAGGTGAACGTTATTTTGCTCTCCTAAAAGTTAATGAAGTTAACTTTGATAAACCAGAAAATGCCCGCAGTAAAATCCTCTTTGAAAACTTAACACCTTTACATGCTAATAATCGTTTACGCATGGAACGTGGTAATGGTTCAACAGAAGACTTAACCGCGCGTGTTCTTGACTTAGCGGCACCAATTGGCCGTGGTCAACGTGGTCTTATTGTTGCTCCACCAAAAGCAGGTAAAACCATGTTGCTGCAAAACATTGCAGCAAATATTGCTCATAACTACCCTGATTGCGTATTAATGGTACTTCTGATTGATGAACGTCCAGAAGAAGTGACAGAAATGCAACGCTTAGTAAAAGGTGAAGTTATTGCTTCAACCTTTGATGAACCCGCTTCTCGTCACGTACAAGTTGCAGAAATGGTGATTGAAAAAGCGAAGCGTCTAGTTGAGCATAAAAAAGACGTTATCATCCTGTTAGACTCCATCACACGTTTAGCGCGTGCTTATAACACCGTTGTTCCTTCATCAGGTAAAGTGTTAACAGGTGGTGTGGATGCAAACGCATTACATCGTCCTAAACGTTTCTTTGGTGCGGCTCGTAATGTTGAAGAAGGTGGTAGCTTGACTATCATTGCAACAGCATTAGTCGATACGGGTTCTAAGATGGACGAAGTTATCTACGAAGAATTTAAGGGTACAGGTAATATGGAATTACACCTGTCTCGTAAAATTGCTGAAAAACGTGTTTTCCCTGCAATTGATTACAATCGTTCTGGTACACGTAAAGAAGAGTTACTGACGTCTCAAGATGAGCTACAAAAAATGTGGATCTTGCGTAAAATTATTCATCCAATGGGTGAAATTGACGCAATGGAGTTCCTCATTAATAAGTTAGCAATGACTAAGACAAATGAAGAATTCTTCGACTTTATGAAACGTTCATAA
- the wecA gene encoding UDP-N-acetylglucosamine--undecaprenyl-phosphate N-acetylglucosaminephosphotransferase — protein MDILKMSTSVFYVFLFSFAFLFLARKIAKKIGLVDKPNYRKKHHGLIPLVGGISVYFGIVFAFYISDIYIPHKELYLACAGLLVFIGALDDRFDISVKIRATIQAFVGIVMMVGAGLKLDTLGHAFGPWEMHLGPFGYIVTLFAVWAAINAFNMVDGIDGLLGGLSCVSFGALGILLYQSGNSALAFWCFSFIAAILPYILLNLGVCGKKFKVFMGDAGSTLIGFTIIWLLVASTQTQPRPVKAVTALWIIAIPLMDMVAIMYRRLRKGMSPFSPDRQHIHHLIMRAGFTSRQAFILITVAAALLAAIGIIGQNLSFVPEWFMLALFLLAFVMYGYCIKRAWRVARFIKRHKRRLRRATQQH, from the coding sequence GTGGATATACTAAAAATGAGCACAAGCGTTTTTTATGTGTTCTTATTTTCTTTCGCATTTTTATTCTTGGCTCGTAAAATTGCAAAGAAAATTGGACTCGTGGATAAACCGAATTATCGTAAGAAACATCATGGATTGATCCCTCTAGTCGGAGGAATATCAGTCTATTTTGGTATTGTTTTCGCATTTTATATTTCAGATATTTATATTCCTCATAAGGAATTGTATCTGGCATGTGCGGGACTTCTTGTTTTTATCGGCGCATTAGATGATCGCTTCGATATTAGTGTCAAAATTAGAGCAACAATCCAAGCTTTTGTTGGGATCGTGATGATGGTGGGTGCAGGGTTAAAACTCGACACTCTGGGTCATGCCTTTGGTCCTTGGGAAATGCATTTAGGGCCTTTTGGCTATATTGTTACACTTTTCGCTGTTTGGGCAGCAATCAATGCCTTTAATATGGTTGATGGTATTGATGGGTTATTAGGTGGTCTTTCTTGTGTCTCTTTTGGTGCGCTTGGTATTTTATTATATCAAAGCGGTAACTCAGCTCTCGCATTCTGGTGCTTCTCATTTATCGCAGCAATTTTACCTTACATCCTTCTAAATTTAGGGGTCTGCGGTAAAAAATTCAAAGTATTTATGGGAGATGCGGGAAGTACACTGATTGGATTTACCATTATTTGGTTATTGGTCGCATCAACACAAACTCAGCCTCGCCCTGTTAAGGCAGTAACTGCATTATGGATAATTGCTATTCCACTTATGGATATGGTGGCAATTATGTACCGTCGTTTACGTAAAGGAATGAGCCCTTTCTCTCCAGACCGTCAACATATTCACCATTTGATCATGCGTGCAGGTTTTACCTCTCGCCAAGCCTTTATTTTAATTACTGTGGCTGCTGCGCTATTAGCCGCGATTGGTATTATCGGTCAAAACCTATCATTTGTCCCTGAATGGTTTATGTTGGCATTATTCTTGCTTGCATTTGTTATGTATGGTTATTGCATTAAACGCGCGTGGCGAGTCGCTCGTTTTATTAAACGACATAAGCGTCGCTTACGTAGAGCAACACAACAGCATTAA
- the trxA gene encoding thioredoxin TrxA, which produces MSDKILHLSDSKFDADVLNATGPVLVDFWAEWCGPCKMIAPILDEVATEYAGKLTVAKLNIDQNPLTAPKYGIRGIPTLILFKNGAVAATKVGALSKTQLKEFLDENI; this is translated from the coding sequence ATGAGCGATAAAATCCTTCACTTATCTGACAGCAAATTCGATGCTGATGTATTAAATGCAACCGGCCCTGTGCTCGTTGATTTCTGGGCTGAATGGTGTGGCCCATGTAAAATGATTGCTCCTATTCTAGATGAAGTTGCAACAGAATACGCTGGTAAATTAACAGTTGCGAAGCTAAACATCGATCAAAACCCGCTGACAGCACCAAAATACGGTATTCGCGGCATTCCTACACTGATTTTATTCAAAAACGGTGCAGTTGCTGCAACTAAAGTAGGTGCATTGTCAAAAACTCAACTGAAAGAGTTTTTAGACGAAAATATCTAA
- the rfbA gene encoding glucose-1-phosphate thymidylyltransferase RfbA: MKGIILAGGSGTRLHPITKGVSKQLLPIYDKPMIYYPLSVLMLAGIRDILIITTPDDMTSFQRLLGDGSAFGVHLQYKIQPSPDGLAQAFILGEEFIGDDHCCLVLGDNIYFGQGFSPKLKQVAQREHGATVFGYQVMDPERFGVVEFDDDFKVLSIEEKPEQPKSNWAVTGLYFYDNRVVDFAKRVKPSIRGELEITSINQMYLECGELNVELLGRGFAWLDTGTHDSLIEASTFVQTVEKRQGFKVACLEEIAWRNGWLSDDQVRESAKSLSKTGYGRYLLDLLHVRPRQY; this comes from the coding sequence ATGAAAGGTATTATTTTAGCGGGTGGTTCGGGTACACGACTGCATCCGATAACCAAAGGGGTATCGAAGCAGTTATTGCCTATCTATGATAAACCCATGATCTATTATCCGCTTTCAGTTCTGATGCTTGCTGGTATTCGAGATATTTTGATCATTACAACACCCGATGACATGACCTCATTTCAGCGTTTACTGGGTGATGGTTCTGCATTTGGTGTTCATCTTCAATATAAAATTCAGCCATCTCCTGATGGTTTAGCCCAAGCCTTTATTTTGGGTGAGGAATTTATTGGTGATGATCATTGCTGTTTAGTTTTAGGCGATAATATCTATTTTGGTCAAGGGTTTAGTCCAAAACTAAAACAAGTTGCTCAACGTGAACATGGCGCAACGGTATTTGGTTATCAAGTGATGGATCCTGAGCGATTTGGTGTTGTTGAATTTGACGATGATTTTAAAGTGTTATCGATAGAAGAAAAACCAGAACAGCCTAAATCTAATTGGGCTGTCACGGGGCTGTATTTCTACGATAACCGAGTGGTTGATTTTGCCAAACGAGTCAAACCTTCGATTCGAGGTGAATTAGAAATTACGTCGATTAATCAGATGTATCTTGAATGTGGTGAGCTTAACGTTGAACTACTGGGGCGTGGTTTTGCGTGGTTAGATACCGGAACTCACGATAGCTTAATTGAAGCCAGTACCTTTGTTCAAACTGTTGAAAAACGCCAAGGATTTAAAGTGGCGTGCCTTGAAGAGATTGCTTGGCGTAATGGTTGGCTCAGTGATGACCAAGTAAGAGAAAGCGCAAAATCACTGTCTAAAACTGGTTATGGTCGCTATCTATTGGATTTATTACATGTCCGTCCTCGCCAATATTAA
- the wecB gene encoding non-hydrolyzing UDP-N-acetylglucosamine 2-epimerase — protein MKVLTVFGTRPEAIKMAPLVHALANDDSFEAKVCVTAQHREMLDQVLNLFEIKPDYDLNIMKPGQDLTDITCRILEGLKPVLASFQPDVVLVHGDTTTTMAASLAAFYQRIPVGHVEAGLRTGNLYSPWPEEANRTIAGHLAMYHFAPTETAKLNLVREAVADKNIFVTGNTVIDALFWVSDRVMGNQTLLNELAVNYPFIQPDKKMILVTGHRRESFGGGFERICQALAEIALAHPDVEVVYPVHLNPNVSEPVQRILHGIDNIKLIQPQDYLPFVYLMNHAYLILTDSGGIQEEAPSLGKPVLVMRDTTERPEAVEAGSVRLVGTDTKRIVSEVTSLLTDENAYHQMSKATNPYGDGHACQRILEALKKNQVTL, from the coding sequence GTGAAAGTGTTGACTGTTTTTGGCACACGCCCTGAAGCGATAAAAATGGCACCTTTAGTGCACGCTTTAGCAAATGATGATTCGTTTGAAGCGAAGGTATGTGTTACGGCCCAACATCGAGAAATGCTTGATCAGGTATTAAATCTTTTTGAGATCAAACCAGATTACGATCTCAATATTATGAAACCAGGACAAGATTTAACGGATATTACCTGTCGTATTTTAGAAGGGTTAAAACCGGTATTAGCGTCATTTCAACCTGATGTTGTTTTGGTACATGGTGATACAACAACGACCATGGCAGCAAGTTTAGCCGCATTTTATCAACGAATTCCTGTTGGTCATGTGGAAGCTGGATTACGTACGGGCAATCTTTATTCCCCTTGGCCTGAAGAGGCAAACCGTACCATTGCAGGGCATCTCGCAATGTATCATTTCGCACCAACAGAAACGGCAAAATTAAATTTGGTGCGAGAAGCGGTTGCAGATAAAAATATTTTTGTTACGGGAAATACAGTAATCGATGCGTTGTTTTGGGTAAGTGACAGAGTGATGGGCAATCAAACACTCTTAAATGAGCTTGCTGTAAACTATCCATTTATTCAGCCTGACAAGAAAATGATCTTGGTAACCGGGCATCGTCGAGAAAGTTTTGGTGGTGGTTTTGAACGTATCTGCCAAGCTTTAGCTGAAATTGCATTAGCACACCCAGATGTAGAAGTTGTCTATCCTGTTCACTTAAATCCTAATGTGAGTGAACCGGTTCAACGTATCCTTCATGGTATTGATAATATTAAATTAATACAGCCACAAGATTATCTCCCATTCGTTTATTTAATGAATCATGCTTACCTTATTTTGACCGATTCTGGTGGAATTCAAGAAGAAGCCCCTTCATTAGGTAAGCCAGTTCTTGTAATGCGAGACACAACAGAGCGCCCAGAAGCTGTTGAAGCAGGCTCTGTTCGTTTAGTAGGAACAGATACTAAACGTATTGTTAGCGAAGTAACCTCTTTATTGACAGACGAAAACGCGTATCACCAAATGAGTAAGGCGACAAACCCTTATGGTGATGGTCATGCCTGCCAACGTATTCTTGAAGCATTGAAAAAAAATCAGGTGACATTATGA
- the rhlB gene encoding ATP-dependent RNA helicase RhlB → MSKTYLTEKKFSDFALHPKVIEALEKKGFSNCTQIQALTLPITVKGQDIAGQAQTGTGKTLAFLTSTFHYLLTHPAKEGHETNQPRALIMAPTRELAVQIYSDAKELAQNTGIKMGLAYGGDGYDEQLKVLSNGVDIVIGTTGRLIDYVKQGHINLSAIQVVVLDEADRMYDLGFIKDIRWIFRRMPVAAERMNMLFSATLSYRVRELAFEQMNNPEYVEVEPEQKTGFSIKEELFYPSNEEKMRLLQTLIEEEWPDRCIIFANTKHRCDDIWAHLAADGHRVGLLTGDVPQKKRLRILEDFTQGNIDILVATDVAARGLHIPSVTHVFNYDLPDDCEDYVHRIGRTGRAGNSGNSISLACEEYALNLPAIETYIQHAIPVSKYNSDALLADLPEPKRRHRPRQGQPRRNNAPARNNRGNNTQRNNRNKRPSHP, encoded by the coding sequence ATGAGCAAAACATATTTGACAGAAAAGAAGTTTTCCGACTTCGCCTTGCATCCAAAAGTGATAGAAGCCCTTGAGAAAAAAGGGTTCTCTAATTGTACACAAATTCAGGCATTGACGTTACCTATCACTGTGAAAGGTCAAGACATTGCCGGGCAAGCCCAAACAGGAACAGGCAAAACGTTGGCGTTTTTAACTTCAACGTTTCATTATCTTTTAACGCACCCTGCTAAAGAAGGGCATGAAACTAATCAACCTCGTGCACTTATTATGGCGCCAACACGCGAATTAGCCGTACAGATTTATTCTGATGCTAAAGAGCTTGCGCAAAACACAGGGATTAAAATGGGTCTCGCCTACGGTGGCGACGGCTATGACGAACAACTCAAAGTATTAAGCAATGGTGTCGATATCGTTATTGGCACAACAGGTCGTTTAATTGACTATGTTAAGCAAGGTCATATTAACCTTAGCGCAATCCAAGTAGTGGTACTTGATGAAGCTGACAGAATGTACGATCTCGGCTTTATTAAAGATATTCGTTGGATTTTCCGTCGTATGCCAGTTGCGGCTGAGCGTATGAATATGCTGTTCTCTGCAACGCTTTCTTACCGCGTAAGAGAACTGGCTTTTGAGCAAATGAATAACCCTGAGTATGTCGAAGTAGAACCTGAGCAAAAAACAGGTTTTAGCATAAAAGAAGAACTCTTTTATCCTTCAAATGAAGAGAAAATGCGTCTTCTTCAAACATTAATTGAAGAAGAATGGCCAGATCGCTGTATCATTTTCGCCAATACAAAACATCGTTGTGACGACATTTGGGCGCACCTTGCTGCAGATGGACACCGCGTTGGTTTATTAACCGGTGATGTTCCTCAGAAAAAACGCCTACGCATTTTAGAAGATTTTACCCAAGGTAATATTGATATTCTGGTTGCTACTGACGTTGCCGCTAGAGGTCTTCATATTCCATCAGTAACACATGTTTTTAACTATGATTTACCTGATGATTGTGAAGATTATGTTCACCGTATTGGTAGAACAGGACGTGCTGGAAATAGTGGTAACTCAATCAGCCTTGCATGTGAAGAATATGCACTGAATTTACCTGCAATTGAAACCTATATTCAACATGCTATTCCTGTGAGTAAATATAATAGTGATGCGTTATTAGCTGATCTTCCTGAGCCTAAACGCCGTCACCGTCCTCGCCAAGGTCAGCCCCGTCGCAACAATGCGCCGGCGCGAAATAATAGAGGAAATAATACTCAACGTAACAACCGAAATAAACGCCCGAGTCATCCATAA
- the rffC gene encoding dTDP-4-amino-4,6-dideoxy-D-galactose acyltransferase, which translates to MSVLANINYLEWESEYFSLKTGRLEFDTQAPALTDEQLDAFAVVQAKVASHELSLIDKLSQLGFQFAEGEIDFKLSIGTENACKKTTEYCFRKANEDDIDLLMATASEAFVQSRFRTPWYQEGDSSRFYALWVKKAVLGTFDDICLLTNDAENNVSGFVTLRRLSESEARVGLLAVMPNRIGQGIGKQLMSAAKFWCQQQGVSTLYVATQISNIAASRLYTHSGGLIESTTYWLYRG; encoded by the coding sequence ATGTCCGTCCTCGCCAATATTAATTATCTTGAGTGGGAAAGTGAGTATTTTTCCCTCAAAACAGGGCGTCTTGAGTTTGATACACAAGCGCCCGCGTTAACAGACGAACAGCTTGACGCTTTTGCTGTGGTTCAAGCTAAAGTCGCATCTCATGAGCTTTCTCTCATCGATAAACTCAGCCAATTAGGTTTTCAATTTGCGGAAGGTGAAATTGATTTTAAACTTTCAATTGGCACAGAAAATGCTTGTAAGAAAACGACGGAATATTGTTTTAGAAAAGCCAATGAAGATGATATCGATTTATTGATGGCAACGGCTTCAGAGGCTTTTGTACAAAGTCGTTTTAGAACACCTTGGTATCAAGAAGGTGATAGCAGTCGTTTTTATGCATTATGGGTTAAAAAAGCGGTGTTAGGCACATTCGATGATATCTGTTTACTGACTAATGATGCTGAAAATAATGTAAGTGGTTTTGTCACTTTACGCCGTCTATCTGAAAGTGAAGCAAGAGTGGGATTACTAGCGGTAATGCCCAACAGAATAGGACAAGGCATTGGTAAACAACTGATGTCGGCCGCGAAGTTTTGGTGTCAACAACAAGGTGTTTCGACCTTATATGTTGCAACACAGATCAGCAATATTGCAGCTTCGCGTTTATACACACACAGTGGGGGCTTAATAGAGAGCACCACTTATTGGTTATACAGGGGATAA
- the wecC gene encoding UDP-N-acetyl-D-mannosamine dehydrogenase translates to MSFETISVIGLGYIGLPTAAAFASRKKSVIGVDVNQHAVDTINKGQIHIVEPDLDKVVKQAVEEGHLKAYTTPQPADAYLIAVPTPFKGEHEPDLAYVEAAARSIAPVLKKGDLIILESTSPVGSTEKMAEWLAEARPDLTFPHQQGEDADIDVAYCPERVLPGQVMIELIRNDRVVGGMNRKSSERASELYKIFLEGECVITNARTAEMCKLTENSFRDVNIAFANELSLICADQDINVWELISLANRHPRVNILQPGPGVGGHCIAVDPWFIVSQNPKQSRLIHTARLVNDGKPVWVIDQVKAAVADCLTETGKRANEIKIACFGLAFKPNIDDLRESPAMNITKQVADWHSGTTFAVEPNIHELPTKLKGITELVSTEQALKDADIVLMLVDHQQFKAIPGSKVTQKWIVDTKGVWR, encoded by the coding sequence ATGAGTTTTGAAACTATTTCTGTTATCGGCCTCGGCTACATTGGTTTACCTACAGCGGCAGCTTTTGCCTCTCGTAAGAAAAGCGTCATCGGTGTTGATGTTAATCAGCATGCAGTTGATACGATTAATAAAGGTCAAATTCACATTGTTGAGCCTGATCTTGATAAAGTCGTTAAACAAGCGGTTGAAGAAGGCCATTTAAAAGCCTATACCACGCCACAGCCAGCGGATGCTTACCTTATTGCTGTACCTACACCATTTAAAGGTGAGCATGAGCCTGATTTGGCTTATGTTGAAGCAGCTGCACGCTCTATCGCACCTGTATTGAAAAAAGGTGATCTTATTATTCTAGAATCAACCTCACCAGTTGGTTCTACTGAGAAAATGGCTGAGTGGTTAGCGGAAGCTCGCCCAGACTTAACCTTCCCTCATCAGCAAGGTGAAGATGCTGATATCGATGTAGCTTACTGCCCTGAGCGTGTATTACCGGGTCAAGTGATGATTGAACTTATCCGCAATGACCGTGTTGTGGGTGGTATGAACCGTAAATCTTCAGAACGTGCAAGCGAGCTATACAAAATCTTCCTTGAAGGTGAATGTGTTATCACTAATGCACGCACTGCAGAAATGTGTAAGCTGACTGAAAATAGCTTCCGTGATGTTAATATCGCGTTTGCTAACGAATTATCACTGATCTGTGCAGACCAAGATATCAATGTGTGGGAGCTAATTAGCTTGGCGAACCGCCATCCTCGCGTCAACATTTTACAACCGGGCCCAGGCGTTGGCGGGCACTGTATCGCTGTTGACCCTTGGTTTATCGTGTCACAAAATCCAAAACAATCTCGCTTAATTCACACTGCACGTTTGGTCAATGATGGCAAACCAGTGTGGGTTATCGATCAAGTTAAAGCCGCTGTTGCTGATTGCCTCACTGAAACAGGTAAACGCGCAAACGAAATTAAGATTGCCTGCTTTGGTTTAGCCTTTAAGCCTAATATCGATGATTTACGTGAAAGCCCTGCAATGAATATCACTAAACAAGTCGCTGATTGGCACAGTGGTACGACATTCGCAGTTGAACCTAATATTCATGAGTTACCAACAAAACTGAAAGGTATCACAGAGTTAGTATCAACAGAGCAAGCATTGAAAGACGCGGATATTGTCTTAATGTTAGTTGATCATCAACAGTTTAAAGCGATCCCTGGTAGTAAAGTCACTCAAAAATGGATTGTAGATACTAAAGGGGTATGGCGTTGA
- the wzzE gene encoding ECA polysaccharide chain length modulation protein, with amino-acid sequence MNSENNASRQGEQPDNELDIRGLFCALWSGKSWIIGFALLFAVIALGASYLMQPKWSAIAMTEKPTINNLGSYYSQSQFLRNLDTQINPAAQTPALTISDEAYQEFITQIAAFDTRREFWLQTDYFKQRKESDEQANAALLDELINNIQFTPADEKKLVNDQLKLIAETSKEASQLLNEYIAFANKRASTHLNDEVITAWATRTQSMKALVKRQEMAAQSAYQRQINLLEQSIKVAEKQGISQKQTSIAIDELPDSKLFLLGVPLLQSQLETLVATGADFDSDYDQNTAMLATLAVGAKLQDNFQTYRFLRTPEDPVKRDSPRRAFMMVLWGAIGVLAGAGVALVRRSSLKK; translated from the coding sequence ATGAACTCGGAAAATAACGCCTCCCGACAGGGTGAACAGCCAGATAATGAACTCGATATTCGAGGTCTTTTTTGTGCACTTTGGTCAGGCAAAAGCTGGATTATAGGGTTCGCTCTGCTTTTTGCAGTGATTGCACTCGGTGCATCTTATTTGATGCAACCTAAATGGAGTGCAATCGCAATGACAGAGAAACCAACGATTAATAACTTAGGCAGTTATTATTCGCAATCTCAGTTCTTGCGCAATCTTGATACACAGATTAATCCAGCAGCACAAACCCCAGCTTTAACTATTTCAGATGAAGCTTATCAAGAGTTTATTACTCAAATCGCGGCGTTTGATACACGTCGTGAGTTTTGGTTGCAAACGGATTATTTCAAACAGCGCAAAGAGAGTGATGAACAGGCTAATGCTGCGTTATTGGATGAGTTAATTAACAATATTCAATTTACGCCTGCTGATGAAAAAAAATTAGTTAATGATCAACTAAAACTTATCGCGGAAACTTCAAAAGAAGCGAGCCAATTATTAAATGAGTATATTGCTTTTGCTAATAAGAGAGCATCTACTCATCTTAATGATGAAGTGATAACAGCTTGGGCAACTAGAACTCAATCAATGAAAGCACTAGTTAAACGCCAAGAAATGGCAGCTCAATCTGCGTATCAACGCCAAATTAACTTATTAGAGCAATCAATTAAAGTAGCTGAGAAACAAGGTATTTCTCAAAAACAAACATCGATTGCGATTGATGAGTTACCGGATTCCAAACTGTTTCTGTTAGGTGTTCCTCTGTTGCAATCACAGCTAGAAACTTTAGTGGCAACAGGTGCTGATTTTGATAGTGATTATGATCAAAATACAGCAATGTTAGCGACCCTTGCTGTGGGCGCAAAATTACAAGATAACTTCCAAACTTACCGTTTTCTACGTACTCCTGAAGATCCTGTGAAACGTGATAGTCCTCGTCGTGCCTTTATGATGGTACTTTGGGGCGCTATTGGTGTTTTAGCGGGTGCAGGTGTTGCATTAGTAAGACGCAGTTCATTAAAAAAATAA